The nucleotide sequence gttcgaatctcggtgaaagaccaaaattaagaaaaagtttcgtctaatagcggtcgcccctcggcaggcaatggcaaacctccgagtgtatttctgccatgaaaaagctcctcataaaaaagtatctgccgttcggagtcggcttaaaattgtaggtccctccatttgtggaacaacatcaagacgcacaccacaaataggaggaggagctcggctcaACAcccaatgaaaaacaaaacaaaatctcaGATGAGCACTTTTTTTAGCGCGCTTTCCCATGACACCACGTAATTTTTCTTGTTGAAGGTTGCGTGTTATCTCGAATACTCTGCTTCAGTTATCTAAAAGTCTTTGCCTTACTAACATAAACTTAAgacttatttcttttaaatattgtttccCCTATTCGGGTGCagttaaaacaaattaataaggtGACCATGAGAAATCTGAGTTTTCTGAAATCAAATGTTCACGAAAATTTCGCGCAGTAGGTCCATACTTTGCTTTGTAGTGTGAGCAGACGCTCCATCTTCTTAGAGCCACAGGATGCAGCTACGCCGTCGCCGGCAAACAGTCGTGAATCATGGCACTTTAAAAACCCCCAGAAATCGTGTttggcgtttcatcctcattcaACCAGAAACATGAGCCGATAACTTTTTTAGTCACAACATCGCACTGAACGGTGCATTTGGACAGAGGGCTTGGATTTTCAGGGCACCACAGTCCACTCTTTTTCTTGTTTAGATACCCACTTAAATGGAATTGCGATTTATCCAACAATAAaacattatttcaaaaattagttttatagcTAATTGTGTGAAATTAATAGCGTAATGGAATCGTAGTTGGTAGTCTTGCCTACAAAATTAGAATTTGATGAAATTACCCGCAATGTTGTGCTGGAAATGCCAAATATGCAATACTCTGCCGCTCAGCTTCCTATTATTCgtgcaaataatttttcaatgagCACCTCGGTCGGTCACTGAACACCAACCAACCTCCTAATTATGAAGGCTGTGGAAactgatttttaattaaaatatgctCAATAATTTCGCTGCGTCATAACAATTTATCAAttacaagaaagaaaaaaaaagaattttaacgcATTTTTTAACTTCCTAATAATCCAATTATAACctttaaaaagtacaaaaaaattagcTATGCTAGAAAATAAAAAGGCGATTCGTATTTAACTTTTGTTGACCTAATGTAGCCCACCCTATATTTAGAAGAAGCGTATTTATGGTGCGATCCGGTTGATATTcatgatattaaatatttttgcaaaaattgttgaaataacATAGCCCCACTGCCTCATACCGGGTTTTGATCTAATGCCTAGCAAAATGATGCATTGTTTATAaggaaatgttttaaataaagttttcaataaTTAACACTTTAAATTCGATTCAGTACCTTTTTTACGCTTGACATTAACCCATttgatcccattgtactcgcttgagtacagaaaaagcatctttttcgaaacgacgtcaaaagccaacgcttacaaatttttaaatgtactcgccactttataatacagagcaatgttgaaaaggaatacacatgtttttccttcttttttttgagtCCCGTTATCCGTTATTCAGTTGTCTTTGCGTGCacgtttgctatttttcttcttttcatggtttagtttgcaataagctctctgtttgacaaaatctaagttatcacggaaaaagttcagtgttgaaatattcataatacatataatttgtatactttattattaccttttttatggataaggtaaaaaatttggggtttattcttaacacaaaacttacctgtgctgaccatataaatagggttgtggggaatATTTACGCTACATTGCGAAAGCTGAGTGTCTCCgcaacattcacgccagagaaaacgaggcgcaaattagttctccagctaattatgcctctcatcacctactctgaggtggtatacagcaaactcgactccacatcttgccataaacttaatgtggcgtttaataacgccacgcggtatgtatatgggattggcagaTATGACCATATCTCTGCCTTCAGATCAAGGCTACTAGGCTGTTGCCTTAATAGCTATTTATCTGCTaggaattgcatatttttgtgcaaacttatattattcaggtctcctccctatctgacagagaagttgataccagtaaggtctcgcagacacaacaaattcatcgttccaaaatttaattacctaccatcatctagattatttttcattaacgctattaaagtgtggaactcattacccgacactgtgaaggctggacttaacagatctaacttcagggcacaagtctataattattttaaaagtgtttgattgcattaaagtagcgcattacatttctctttacattctctaattacttgtactatttttgtttttttctttttcttttctaaatccttctttcCTTTTCAtactgctatttttattttaattttttttttttcttcttattattatagttaagttaaatatattggattgatttgtaaatgaactggtgtaaaatttagattaagaaacttgtatgttaaaaacattccagttttttttataatattgttgaagtactatcaaaagaccttagtcttactatgtactatttgtataaataaataaataaataaataaataaatataacaaaatacgaaaaaagttgtggaaaagcgcatttcggtaggtttaaattctagtgtactcgcatgggtacagtgagaacattaatatatattttgtgtgcatatttcatgtagatttggtaatggatgtaaaaaaaatttacggaaagaggtttcacaacctttctgcggccaccgactatattgaatcaaatgaccgtagtcacttcgacttcgctattataccgccaaatacccactgggacacagatgaggaggacattgaagaggataatataTTGTGTGATGATATTCCAAGGGATGTTCCAGGCGAAGTTGACTTATTTTTGAGCAGTGACAGTGACAGTGATGATGATATTCCACTTGCAAGCttacaaaaaaggcaaaagttGTCAAAAGATCTAAATCCAAAATAGAAAAAGAGAATAACAAGTGCGGAAATTCCAGAAACGCATTTTTACGAACAATCCCAACTTGAAGCGTGTTCTTTATTGTTAACTAAGAACccagttgaaatttttgaaaccaTTTTTGACGATGAGgtggtaaaattaataatcgatCAAACGAAAATATATGCCTTGCAGCATAACAAGcatgatttttgtttcaatgagGAGGATCTTAAGAGGATCAGAAAGAAAGTCTCCCATTAGGTTCAAGGGTCGTCCTTGATCTTTTGGCAAACATTCCACATCCGACCGATCACATCGTATTTTTCGACAACTTCTTTACGTCATATGACcttcttagaattttgaaagaacaagGATTTAAGGCTACTGGGATTGTTCGTGAAATGCGGtccaaaaaatgtcctctgaaaacgaacaaagaactacaaaagaagcaacggggagagtttgattttatgtaagtttatcataatgattttttgaatagttgttttgtatcaaattttgtaggtgttctgactcaggaatactttttgtgaagtggaatgacaatagcgttgtgacagtgggaacaaactttgatagaactgaacctttacataccgtcaaacgatggtcaagacaagagaggcgcaaggtgaatgcccatcagccgaagttgatagcggaatacaactcaggaatgggaggagttgacctccacgaccaagctttgaatacttactatataaagtttagaggaaataaatggtggtggcctcttttcatcacaatgataagctcgtgcgtagtaaacgcatggaagctttataaaatggcaagtaagagtcaatgcgacttgttgcaataccaacgtgaaattgtgcgattttatttacgcaattataatatccgggacatatcttcaaaatgatcgacaacggcatcaatagctggttcctcatataaccattttcccaaaaggatatcgaatcagctgaggtgcagggagtgtcaccaaagaattcgatggatttgcgagttatgcaatgtagccctttgcgtggagagagaatgtttcaaaaacttccatactGTTAACCGAACTAATAACCAAGGAAGTCTCTGAAaggcaatgtatatacatattatcccattgtactcgattgggtgcagcccaaaaaatgcatttctttgattttttttcgtggttttcttttttaaggagcttaattacactatttcaataaacgttttataaacgcatttaaaaaaattgttttatataaggtTGGGATTTAATGGGTTAATTGCTATAGCAAACAACGGgactgtaaaaatttaaataatgagGTCTGACAGTCGCTACAGCAATCGGAATTTCGGAGAGACAATTTCTCTTGCTCCGTCTTCATAGAAATTCCCTTAatctaataatttttcaaaactcagTATGTAATTCGAGCTCAAACATCTCTCTTTCAACCATCTCAAATAATATACACTGTTAAACTAGtgctaaaaatttgaaatattttatccaTAAACGAGCTTCTCATTTGGTTAAGCAAGCTTCGCCTAAATTTGGGTGGAACCTAACATTTTCGAAGgccgaaataaaaaacaagcaaTGACTCTTTAAAAATTCCATATTTTTCTGAGCAGCAGACAgatatttaaagcaaatatttccAACGGAAAATGTGGTCTTGATACAATATTCAACGATGTTCCAATTTCTTAGGAGAATTTTCAGTAAGAgctattcaacttttttttttgaataaaacacaaacggtttgacttttttaactaattttttttttattatcgagtttgaacatatacatacatttaagtatgcagcgttaaatattggctctgagctcacaaatcgtcgccggcttcttactgtagaccaatgacttcacataaccccaaagaaaatagtctagaggcgtcaaatcacacgagcgcggcggctcgaccggtccatttctggaaataatgcgctcatcgaacttactcttcaacaaatcaattgtagcgtgtgctgtgtagcttgtggccccgtcctgttgaaaccacatgtcgtctaagtccataccattcaattgcggccaaaaataatcgtttatcatgtcgcggtatcgatttccattcacagtaacgtggcgatcgttctcgtcaacaaaaaaatatgggccaattacgccgccggcatgtaaaccgcaccaaacagtgatttcttcgggatgcaacggtgcctcatgaatcacgtgtggattggtttctgcccagtaacgcatattttgcttgttgacaaagccattgagccaaa is from Anastrepha ludens isolate Willacy chromosome 4, idAnaLude1.1, whole genome shotgun sequence and encodes:
- the LOC128860593 gene encoding piggyBac transposable element-derived protein 3-like encodes the protein MRSKKCPLKTNKELQKKQRGEFDFMCSDSGILFVKWNDNSVVTVGTNFDRTEPLHTVKRWSRQERRKVNAHQPKLIAEYNSGMGGVDLHDQALNTYYIKFRGNKWWWPLFITMISSCVVNAWKLYKMASKSQCDLLQYQREIVRFYLRNYNIRDISSK